One segment of Acidovorax sp. DW039 DNA contains the following:
- a CDS encoding alkaline phosphatase PhoX, with product MSQSTLTTRRKALQFLAGVPMLPLGATGAASLLTACGGSDSPSASFVSASFTSMSAPSLANAAAMATTTVGSTMNVTLSDNTVRTFQLAYQPFFVTGDMVSDGKGGKVLAGGYYDINNKPIIDASVPGSERQFFSDSPDGTSLLTVPDAKVDGVKGKPVFAVVQFEYTTWAQDGKTDMYGKLPSPIAVLTLDQDQDTGKLSLVKYHNVDTSKVRGLWITCGASLSPWGTHLSSEEYEPDAFSIASNTMFKAYSKNLYGDETKANPYHYGHMPEVTVNPDGTASIKKHFCMGRISHELVQVMPDQRTALMGDDATNSAYFVFVADKEKDLSSGTLYAAKVGTGFSIDPAANSAAALTWIKLGSATSAEIEQLANTLKPTDIMSVSSTDPQDATFTKIVANGKTEWIKIKPGMEKAAAFLETHRYAAFKGASLGFTKMEGTTVNAKDKIAYSALQNVQSSMVAGNAANVPGNGISVPKQLVAGAVMALNLRGGQKDTEGNAINSEWMPVDTKALLAGEDTAADALGNTANPNKIANPDNLKFSEKLRTLFIGEDSSQHVNNFLWAYNVDTKQLSRLMSIPAGGESTGLHAVDEINGWTYIMSNFQHAGDWGSIHSVVKDTLDPMIRANYKNKSGAAVGYLTGTPTQMKLG from the coding sequence ATGTCCCAATCCACGCTGACCACCCGCCGCAAAGCCCTGCAATTTCTGGCTGGAGTTCCCATGCTGCCCCTGGGCGCTACGGGCGCCGCCTCGCTGCTGACTGCCTGCGGCGGCAGCGACAGCCCCAGCGCAAGCTTTGTGTCTGCTTCCTTCACATCCATGTCCGCTCCTTCGCTGGCCAACGCAGCAGCCATGGCCACGACCACCGTGGGCTCCACCATGAATGTGACGCTGAGCGACAACACCGTGCGCACGTTCCAGCTGGCGTACCAGCCGTTCTTTGTGACGGGCGACATGGTGTCTGACGGCAAGGGCGGCAAAGTTCTGGCTGGCGGTTACTACGACATCAACAACAAGCCCATCATCGACGCCAGCGTGCCCGGCTCCGAGCGCCAGTTCTTCTCGGATTCGCCTGACGGTACATCGCTGCTGACTGTGCCCGATGCCAAGGTAGACGGCGTCAAGGGCAAGCCCGTGTTTGCCGTGGTGCAGTTCGAATACACCACCTGGGCGCAAGACGGCAAGACCGACATGTACGGCAAGCTGCCCTCGCCCATCGCCGTGCTGACGCTGGACCAGGACCAGGACACCGGCAAGCTCAGCCTGGTGAAGTACCACAACGTGGACACTTCCAAGGTGCGCGGCCTGTGGATTACCTGCGGTGCCAGCCTGTCGCCCTGGGGCACTCACCTGTCCAGCGAAGAGTACGAGCCCGATGCATTCAGCATTGCCTCCAACACCATGTTCAAGGCCTACAGCAAGAACCTGTACGGTGATGAAACCAAGGCCAACCCCTACCACTACGGCCACATGCCCGAAGTGACGGTGAACCCTGACGGCACCGCCAGCATCAAGAAGCATTTCTGCATGGGCCGCATCTCGCACGAGCTGGTGCAGGTGATGCCTGACCAGCGCACCGCCCTGATGGGAGACGACGCCACCAACAGCGCATATTTCGTGTTCGTGGCAGACAAGGAAAAGGACCTGTCCTCCGGCACGCTGTATGCCGCCAAGGTCGGCACCGGCTTCTCCATCGACCCTGCAGCCAACAGCGCGGCCGCGCTCACCTGGATCAAGCTGGGCTCTGCCACCAGTGCCGAAATCGAGCAGCTGGCCAACACGCTCAAGCCTACCGACATCATGTCGGTGTCGAGCACAGATCCACAGGACGCAACCTTCACCAAGATCGTGGCCAACGGCAAGACCGAGTGGATCAAGATCAAGCCCGGCATGGAGAAGGCTGCCGCCTTCCTGGAAACCCACCGCTACGCCGCTTTCAAGGGTGCGAGCCTGGGCTTCACCAAGATGGAAGGCACCACGGTCAACGCCAAGGACAAGATTGCCTACTCTGCCCTGCAGAACGTGCAAAGTTCCATGGTGGCAGGCAACGCCGCCAACGTGCCCGGCAACGGCATCTCGGTGCCCAAGCAACTGGTAGCAGGCGCTGTGATGGCTCTGAACCTGCGCGGCGGCCAGAAGGACACCGAAGGCAATGCGATCAACAGCGAATGGATGCCTGTGGACACCAAGGCCCTGCTGGCTGGTGAAGACACCGCCGCTGACGCGCTGGGCAACACGGCCAACCCCAACAAGATCGCCAACCCCGACAACCTGAAGTTCTCTGAAAAGCTGCGCACACTGTTCATCGGCGAAGACAGCAGCCAGCACGTGAACAACTTCCTGTGGGCCTACAACGTGGACACCAAGCAGCTCTCGCGCCTGATGTCCATTCCTGCAGGCGGTGAATCCACCGGTCTGCACGCCGTGGACGAAATCAACGGCTGGACTTACATCATGAGCAACTTCCAGCACGCCGGCGACTGGGGCAGCATCCACAGCGTGGTCAAGGACACGCTGGACCCCATGATTCGCGCCAACTACAAAAACAAGTCGGGTGCAGCGGTGGGCTACCTCACCGGCACACCCACGCAGATGAAGCTGGGCTAA